CCGATGGGCGTCGCGCAGGAGGCGCGGAAGGCGGGCGTGCCGACGATCGCGATCGCCGGCTCCGTCGGACCCGGCATCGAGGCGCTGTACCCGCACGGCATCGAAGCGGTGTTCAGCCTCGCGAACGGCCCGATGAGCCTGTCGGAGGCGATGGACCGCGCGGAGCCGCTGCTGGCGCACGCCGCGGAGCAAGTCGTTCGCGCGCTTCGGGTCGGTGCCTCCGGCCGACGGGATGCGTAACGAAGACAAGAAGAAGCCCCGCCGGGGCGCCGCGGATGAACATCCGCGCCGCTTCCCGTGCGGGGCTTCTTGCTTATCGGCCGGCGAATTCGCGCAGCCAAGCGACCGAGCGAGCGACGTCCTCGGTCATCGTGCGAACCGGCCGCGTCTCCGGCGGATGCCACAGCTCCATCGCCAGCCAGCCGCCGTAATTCGCCGCGCGCAAAGCTTCGAGGAATGCCGCGAGGTCGATGTCGCCTTCGAGCAAATCCTCCGTCGGCGTCCGCCCGCGTTGGTTCCGCAGATGGACCGCGTACACGCGCTCCGAATACCGCGTCACCCACTCGATCGGGTCGCAGCCGGCGACGTGCGCCCAGCCCGTGTCCACGCACAGCCCGACGGCCGCGTCGGCGTATTGCGCGACCATTCGCAGGTCGGCCAGCGCCTGCTCCCGCTCCGCGGCGTGATTATGAAGGCTCAGCCGCAGCCCGAGCGCGCCAGCGCGCTCCGCTAATCGGGACAGGTGCTCGCCCTGCCGCTGGAGCAAGCTTTCCGGCCGCGGGAGCGGCGCTTTCCAGCCGCCGTACGGATCGGCGTTCACGATCAGATCGGTGCCGCCCGCCGCGGCGAGACGCTCCGCGAACGGCAGCACCTCCGCCTCCAGCGCGTTGTATTCGCCGTGCAGCGCGACGCCGACGTACGAGGCGGAGACGGCGAGTCCGGCCGCGCGGACGAGCGCCAGCTTCTCCGGCGTCGCGTCCGTCTCGACCGCGTCGAGTCCCGCCTCGGCGCAGGCCGCGTACAGACTCTCCCACGTCGGCTCCTTCCCGTCCGCCTTCCATCGTTCGACCCATCCGTACATATTCGATGAGATGCCCTTCGCTTTCATTCCTACGCCCCCTCGATGTCGATCGTCCGGCGCTCCCCGGTTTCCGCGCAATCGTACAGGCTTCGGATGAACCGATAATGGTCCACCGCGCGGCCGTTGACGTTCGCCAGCGACGGCAGGCCGCGAATATGGTTAAAGAAGTGTACGAGCGGGAGATCCATAACGGTGAACGGTCCGCGCTCTCCCGGATCGACGACTTCTTCGACGACCTTCCCGTCCCGGTCGGTCCGCAGCACCACAGGCTGCCTGGAATCGTAAGGCGTCCAGCGAACGGCGCCCTTGGTGCCTTCGATCTCGCCGATGAACGCTTCTTGGCCGTGCGTGCACGTGCCGCGCTCGTAATGGACCGCGACCGCGCGCACGCCTTCGCGCCGGAACGACAGGAACGCGCCGATATGATGCTCTACGTCGTAGACGACGTCCGTCGGATCGGCGGCCGTCTCCGGCTTCGCCGTCCACGCGGCGGCGATGTCGATCGAGGACGGCGACAAGACGTCCACCAGCGTCGAGATGTCGTAAGGGCCCCAATCCATCGCGATGCCCCCGCCGCTGCGCGCGCGATAGAGAAACCAGCGGCTCTGCGGCTGGTATTCGATGCCGGCGCGGCTGCGCTCCCACTTGTTGACGAACGTCACGTGGTAAATCTCGCCCAAGACGCCCGATTGCACCACGCGCTTGACCGCTTCGTTATGCAGCATGCCCTTGTACCGCACGGCGCAGCAGCCGAGCAAGAGGCCGCGCTCCGCGGCCAGCCGCTCCATCTCCTCCGCCTCTTCGACGTTCATCGCGAGCGGCTTCTCGCACAACGCGTGGCGGCCGGAGTCGAACGCGAGCCGTACGCCGTCCAGATGCAGGAACGGCGGCGTCGCCACGATGACGATATCGTCGTCGCGCGCCGCTTCGGAGGCGAGCATCTTCGCCGCGTCGTCGTACGCCGCAGCCTCCGGATACGCTTCTCGGAACGACGCGAGCGCCGCCGGATTCGGATCGGCGACGCGCAGCTCCGCCGGTTCGGGCAGCTTCGCCGCCGCCGCGGCGTGCGTGCGGGCGATGACGCCGGCACCGATCAAGTAAATACGCATTAGGATCACCTCATGTGGGAATCTTCTTCCGATGACTTCCACTCTACCATCGGCGCCGCCCCGGCGCTCGTCCAAGCCGTCGCGAAACTCGTCATTTTGTACACGGCATCGGCCGACAAGCGTTATAATGAAGTTCAGGTGATTCAAACATGTACGTAGAACAGTTCCGTCTATCGCGCAATTTCGCGTTCTTCCGGGGACGCGGCACGGACGAAGCGCATGAGCTGCATATCCACGACTGCCTCGAGGTCGGCGCCTTGCTCGAAGACGAGCTCGAGTACCGGTTCGGCGGCCGTACGTACGAGGGACGGCCGGGCGACGTATTTCTCTGCCGGCCGTTCGAGCCGCATTGGAGCTTCGCGAAGCCGGGCGGCCGCTTCGAGCAAATCATCGCGCTCTTCACCCCCGCCGCGATTCGATCCTTGCCCGACCGAGGCAGGCTGCTCGCGCCGTTCTACGCCGGCGTCGACGTCCCGCCGGTCATTCCGGGAGACGCGCCGCAAGCGAGGGCGATCGTGAATGCGGCGCGGCGGGCGATGGAGACGCAGGAGCGAGCCGAGCCCGCGTGGGTGACGCGGCAATTCATGTATTTGATCGACATCCTGCTGCAGGTCGACGATTACGCGCTCGCGACCCAGCGGGCGGGCGCCGGGAGCGAACCGCCGAGCCGAGCCGAAGCCGCCGAGTGGGTCGGGCTGCTGTTGGATTGTTACCGAGACCCCGAAGCCGGCGAGAAGCTCATCCAGGGCGCCGGGGTCGGGCGGACGCTGCTATACCGCGAATTTCGGAACATGACCGGCCTCTCCCCGCAAGCGTTCATCAATCGGCTCCGGGTACACACCGCGATGGATTTGCTCCGCTCGACCGACGAACCGATGATCGAGCTCGCCGAATCGAGCGGCTTCCAATCGCTCAGCGCGTTCAACAAGCAGTTCCGCGCGTATGTCGGCTGCGCGCCGCGGGAATACCGCAGCCGCTTCCGGACCTAATCCCGGAGTTGCCTATGACCCTGAGAAGTAAATTACCCGCGGATATGTCGTTTCCCCTCGAGCATGTGATCGATTCCATATAGTTCCATTAGCGTGTGGAGTATCATGGAAACGTGGGATAATCGGCAGCAATCCAGGGGGAACGACTGTGAACCAGACCGCCGCTTCAAAACCGTCCACGATTCTAGCAACGCTCGTCGGAATACTTTCATTGGGGGCCGCGACGGCCGGACTGTCGACCGGCACCCAGGGCACCGTACGTTCCGCGCTCACCGTCTTCGGCGAAACCGTCCCGCTTTACGGCCATGGTTTATACCGCCACGATTCCATTTCGGTCGCGGAGCAAGCCGTGGGACAAGACATCGTTACGTTGGGCGTTGCAATCCCGTTGTTAGGGTTAGCGCTCTTCCTCGCCCGCAGAGGGCGGTTGAAAGGTCAGCTGCTGTTGACCGGCACTTTCGGCTACTTCTTTTATACGTATGCTTCATACGCCTTCCTCGCGATGTACAACGCATTTTTCCTCGTCTATGTCGCCGTCATGTCGCTCAGCTTGTTCGGCTTCGTCCTGTCGTGGTCGTCTGTCGATCTCAAGAAACTTGCCCCGTCGGCGCAGCCGAAATTCCCGGCGAAACGTACGGCAGCGTTCCTATTCTTCGCCGCTGCCGCCGTCGGGCTCATGTGGACGGGACGAATCGCGCCCGGATTATTCAGCGATCCCATGCAGCCGCCTATTGGTCTCGATCATTACACGACGCTGGTGATCCAAGCGTTGGACCTCGGGATCGTCGCGCCGGCCGCCGCCGTAGCCGCCGTTCTGCTCCTTCGGAAGAAAGCAAGCGGTTATTTACTGTCGTCCGTCCTCGTCCTGAAGGAATGTACGATGTTAACCGCAATATCATCGATGCTGGTTCGCATGCGGATGGCGGGCGTAGAAATATCCATCGTCGAGCTGCTGTTATTTCCGGCGATGAATGCGGTAGTCGTCTATTTGCTTATTGCGATGCTTAGAAGCCTGAACGAAATCGATGCCCCGGGGAGGACGCCGACATGAGGAAGGCGATCGTGTATGCGACGCGGTACGGATTTACGGCGGAGGTGGCGGCCGCTTTGCGGGACAGACTGGGGCGCGACACGGAACTGTTCGACTTGGCCGTCGCGGGGGACGTCGACCCGGAGCCTTACGACGTCGTCGTGTTGGGGTCCTCCGTCTACATGGGCCGCGTACAGCGCGCCATGCGAAATTACGTTGAACGGTATCGGACCCGATTGGCCGCCAAGCGGTACGGCCTATATATATGCGCGGCAAACCCGGATCCTCTCGTTAGAGAACAGGAGCTGCGTGCCGCTTATTTTCCGCTGTCCTGCGAAGGGGCGGCGGCGACGGCGGTGCTCGGCCATGCGGTCCGCTTCGAACGACTCGGTCTCGTCGATCGGTTCGTCGCCCGCGCGGTGCTTCCGGAAGGCTCGGTTCGCGAACCGAGCGAGGAGGAACTCGATCGTTTCGCCGAGCGACTGCTCTCCGGCACGCCTTCCTGATCAAGAGACATCAGCCGAGAAAGACCCGCTGCTAAAGAAACGCCGGCGTCGCTCCCGCGACGCCGGCTGCCTGCCATCTATTCTCTCTTCAACAAGTCCAGCCTTAGCGGCGTGAACGCGTCGAGCAGCGCCGACGGCTCCAGCGCCTTCACGCCGTGCTTCGCCCCGCCGGGAATCGTAATCGTGTCTCCCGCCTGCAGCACGGTGACGCGGCCGTCGACGCGAAACTCGATGCGCCCCTTCAAGCAATAGCTCATCTGCTCGTGCGGATGCGAATGCTCGTATCCCTCGGCCCCTTCCTCGAAGTGGACCTCCATCATCATCAGCTGTTCCCCCGGGCCGAAAATTTTGCGTTTCACGCCCGGCTCCGCGTTTTCCCACTCGCCTGTGTTCGCCAATCGTACCGCTCCTCTCGAGGGATGTAATCGCTTTACTCCGTTTTCCATCATACCCGATGAAGAAGCGGCTCGTATACCTTAACGAACACGATATTTCTCGAAGAAGCTCGGAATCACTTCCGTAGAAGCGCCCGGCAGCTGCGGCAGCGCGTAGCGTCCGTCCTTTACTGTGGCGGGCTCGACGAATATGTCGCGGATCCAAGGAATGTACTCGAGCATAATCGCGTTCGGCGTCGCGGCCGCGAGATGCTGGTGAATTTGCCCCATATCGCCGACATGCGGAACGACCGGCAGATCGTACGCCGCCGCCAGGTTCGCCACCTGCATCCATTCGGTCACGCCTCCGACCCGCGTGCAGTCCACCTGCACGTATTCGACCGCTTCCGCTTGAATATAGTCGCGGAACGCGTATTTCGTATACACGTGCTCCCCGAGCGCGATCGGCACGTTCAGCTCCCGCGCCAGCTTGCGGTGCCCGGCGACGTCGTCGGGGTTGAGCGGCTCCTCCAGCCAAAACAGATCGAACTGCTCCAGCTTCTTCCCCCACGTCATCGCCGTGTTAACGTTCCATTGCTGATTGACGTCGATCATCAGAATAATGTCCGGACCGATCGCCTCGCGCACCGCCTTGACGCGTTCGAAGTCCTCCCGCGGATCCGGCTTGCCGACCTTCATCTTCACCCCGGTAAAGCCTTGCTCCACATACGACGTAATATCCTTAAGAAGCCGTTCCTTCGACCAGTTCAGCCATCCGCCGTTCGTGTTGTACGCTTTGATCCCGTCCGACTTGTGCCCGCCGAGATATTGCCATAACGGCTTATTCGACGCCTTCGACATAATGTCCCAGAGGGCGATGTCCACCGCGGCCAACGCCATGTGCGCGATGCCCGCGCGTCCGACCCAGTGCAGCTGCCCGAACCGCATGCCGTCCCACAGCTCCTTAACCATGAACGGGTCCTTCCCGAGCAGGACGGGCGCATAATATCGATCGATCGCGCCGGCGATCAAGTCGTCTCCATAGGCGCACGTCCCCGTGTACCCGTACCCGACGATGCCCTCGTCTGTCGTAATGCGCACGCCCGGCAGTCCCCAATGCGTCGGCGAATTAATGGCGTCGGTTATCGGCGGGGTAAGCGGCACGTGCAGGACGAAGCTTTCGACGTTTACGATTTTCATGGCTGTTACACACTCCTAACTCTCAGATTTTCGTATATCATGTATGATCATTTCGAAAAAGAAACCCTAATACCCCAACGACGCACCGCCGTCCACCGGCAGCGCGACGCCGGTGACGAACCCGGCATCGTCGCAGGCCAAATACAGCGCGGCTCTCGCGATTTCCTCCGGCGTCGCGCAGCGGCCAAGCGGATGCATCTCCTCCAGCGCACGCGACGCCGCGGCCGGATCCGGCTGCCGCTCCACCCAATCCTCCAGCAGCGGCGTCATGACGCCGGCCGGGCAGATGCAGTTGACCCGGACGCCGTCCGCGGCGTAATCGAGCGCGAGCGACTTCGTCAGCGCGATGACCGCCCCTTTGCTGGCCGAGTACACCGGGTTGTTCCGTTGTCCGAGCAATCCGTTCAAGGAGGCCAGGTTGACGATCGAGCCCCGGCGTCTCCGCAGCTCGGAAATGCACGCTTTCGTCGTCAAGAAGACGCTCTTGACGTTACTATCCATCACGCGCTGCCAATCGGCTTCCTCCACGTTCTCGAGCGGCCCCGGGAGGATGACCGACGCGTTGTTCACTACCGCGTCGATGGAGCCGAACGTATCGATCGTCGTTCGCGCAAGCTTCCGCACGTCCGCGTCCAACGAGACGTCCGTTCGAACCGCGATCGCCCGACCGCCTCCCTCGTTAATTTCCCGCGCAACGCGGGCCGCGGCCGCTTCGTTCCGATCCGCGACGACGACGTTCGCGCCGCGGCTTGCGAACAGCGCCGCGATCGCTTCGCCGATGCCGGAGCCGGCGCCGGTCACGATCGCGGTTTTCCCGTCTAAACGCATCCCTCAGCCCTCCCGTTCCTAGTCCTTGGTCTGCAGAAACCTCAAGTTCGTACGCTCCCGCGATCGTTCGATATGTTGCCGCATCGCGTCGGCGGCGCCGGCGGCGTGGCGCGCGGCGAGCCGCTCCACGATGCTCTGATGCTCGCGCCATTCCACGTCCGCATCGTCCATCTCGAGATGGAGCCGGATGAAGCCGAGATACCGTTCGATTCGTTCGATGTAACCCCTAACCGTCACGCGAAGATTCGCGTTGCCGCAATAATCGAGAATCGCGCCGTGCACCGATTCGTTCATCTCCGCCACGAACTTCAGCCGCCCTTCGGCCGCGTCCGGCAAGTCGCCGCGATGCGACGCCATGAAGCGCTCGAGCCGCGCCAACGCTTCGTCCGGAATGCGCGGCGAGGCTTTCTCCGCCGCGAGCGGCTCCAGCGCCAGCCGAATTTCGAACAGCTCGTTCAGGTCCTGTTCGCTCATGCCGTTAACGAACATGCCCTTGAAGGGCACGACGTGCAAATAGCCCTCCGACTGCAGCCGCGACAACGCCTCGCGAATCGGGATGTTGCTCACCTCGAGCGTCCGCGCCAGCTGATCGATGTTGACCTTCTCGCCGGACTTCAGCCGGTTCGAGAGAATGTCTTCTTTAATCATGCGATAAATTTCGTCCGTTAGGTTAACTCTGCTGATTTTCCCGCTCATGCGAATCCGTCCACCGCCTTTCCACATAATATATCATGTATGATCGGCGGCGTACAGCGAAACCAGGCGCTCCGGCATGGCCAGGCGCCTGATTCGGTAACGTACGTTATTTCGCGGAAGCGTCGTACGCTTCTTGCAGAATTTCCAAGTAGCGATCGAGACCGAGATCCTTAAGCCCTTTGACGTACCCGTCCCAGTCCGCGTTCAGATCCTTGCTGCCGGTGACGAACTGCAGCGAGCTTTGCTCGATGTACTTCTTGATATTCGTCTGCAGCATGCTCAGCTCGTCGACTTGTTCCGGGTTAACCCAGACGGACCACATCGGGAACAGCTCCTGCGGCTCGTGGCCTTGGTACAATAAGGTCGCCTGATACAGGCGGCGCTCGTAGTTCGCCGAGTCGTAGATGTCCGTGCCCTGCACCCAGCTGTCGCGGTATTCCTTCGGCATGTAGAAGTGGCCCATGCCGCTCCAGCCCGCGTTGCGAGGCTCTTCGCCTTCCTTGGCCGGAATCGGCTTTACCATCGGCTCGACGTCTTCCCCGAGCGCGGTGTCGCCCGGCGCCGGATCTTCCCAATCGATGCCCTTCATGCCGGACGCCGCGTTCGTTTGCCCTTCAGGCGTGTACATGTAATCGGCCAGCTTGATGAGCGCGATCTGCGCTTCCTTGCTCGCCTTGTTCGTAATGGCGAATTTCGCGCCCGGCGATACGCCGCCGGCGTCATGCGTCGCGAAGGAGCCGTGCGGACCCGTCAGCGGCGGGAGCGGATTATAGTGCGCCGAACGCTCGCCGTCGAGGTTAATGAAGATGGCGGGGTGCATGCCGGCGCCGGCGCCGAGAATTTCCGCGCCCGCGTTTTCGCCGATTTTCTTGAACGCTTCCGCGTTCTGCGTGAACGCGCCCGGGTCGATCAAGCCTTCGTCGTACAGCGACTTCGCGTACGCGAGGCCTTCCTTCCACTCCGGCTTGATCGCGGCGGACTCGACCTTGCCCCCGTTCAAGTTCAAGTAGTTCCGGTCGTCGTTGTACACGAATCCGTTCATGAGGAACGGCAGCACGCGCACCCCGAAGTCTTCCGTCGAACCGCTCAGCGCCACTTCGTCCGCTTGGCCGTTGCCGTTCGGATCCTGCGTCTTGAACGCCGTCAATACGTTCTTGAACTGTTCCGGCGTCGTCGGCATGTCGAGGTTCAGCTTTTCCAGCCAATCCGTATTGATCCACATCTTGTTCGGATACGAGCAGTGGAAGCACTGCGAGTACGCGACGAGACCGTAGATGTTGCCGTCCGGCGCCGTGTTGAACGTCTTCAGCTCCGGATTGGATTCCATCGCCGCCTTGATGTTCGGAGCGTACTGATCGATCAAGTCGTTGAGCGGCACGAGCACGCCTTGTTGACCGTATTTCAGAACGTCCGCTTGGGAAAATTGATCGATGTACGCCGTCAGAATATAAGCGTCCGGATAGTCGCCGCTCGCGAGCGAGATTTGGCGCTTCTCCTTCGCTCCGTCCGACGGGATCGTCTGCCAATCGAACGTAATGCCGAACATCTCCTCGGCATGCTTCGTGAACTTGTTCGTCGCGAGGTCGATGCCTTGCTCCTGCACCGCGAACACACTGATCTCTACCGGTCCCGCGGACGTCTCCGTCGGCGCTTCCGAACCCGTCGGCGGCTCCGCCGCGGGACCCTCCGCCGCGTTCGAGCCGCCGTTCGAGCATGCGGCCAAGACGACGCTCAATGCCATTACGATCGAAAATAACCCGAGTCCAACCTTCTTCACTGGGTAACGCTCCCCTTTCGATTTCGGATTCCATTATACCCCTTTTTTCCCGATCCATCTTCGGCCGGCTACATCGTCCTCACCACCTTGCCGTCGCCGCGCCCCATATTCCGGACCTTATCCCTTCACGGAGCCGACCAGCATGCCTTGCACGAAATACCGCTGCACGAACGGATAGATGAGCAGCACCGGCAGCGTCGCCACGACGATCAAGGAATACTTCAGCAGCTCCGCGAGCTGCGCCCGCTCCACCTGAATGCTCGGGTCCATGACGCCCGCGCTGTTGTTCTGGATAATGATGCTTCGCAGCACGAGCTGGAGCGGATACAGCTTATCCGACTTCAGATAAATGAGGGCGTCGAAATACGCGTTCCACTGGCCGACGGCGTACATGAGCACCAGCACGGCCAAGATCGGCTTCGAGAGCGGCAGCACGACGCTCGTCAAGAAGTGCCAGTCGCTGCAGCCGTCGATCTCGCTCGCTTCGAACAACTCGTTCGGTATCGTCGCTTGGAAGAACGTCCGCGCGATAATGACCTGCCATACCCATATCGCGTTCGGAACGAGGAGCGCCCAGCGCGTGTCGATCAGCCCCAGCTCCCTCACGACGAGATACGTCGGGATGAGACCGCCGCCGAACAGCATCGTGAACGCGATGAACGCCATGAGGCCGTTCCGTCCGAAGAACGTCGTTCGCGACAAGGGATACGCCAGCATGACCGTCAGCGTCACGCTGATCAACGTGCCGGCCGCCGTATAAAACAGCGAATTGCCGTAGCTTCGCATAATTTGCGGCGTGCTCAGCACCGTCTCGAAGCCCCGGAAGGAGATGTCGACGGGCCAAAGCCACACTTGTCCGGACGTCACCGCGGACGGGCTGCTGATCGAGCTGCTGAGAATGTACACGAGCGGATATAGTACGATGACGAGCACGATCGTCAGAATCGTGTAAATGACGGCCATGAACAGCCTGTCGCCCGCCGATTCGCGGATCGCCCGCTTCGTACTCGTCGTTGTTGTCGTCAATTCCATAGGTGTCTGCCCCTTCCTACCAGATGCTGGTGTTCGATATGCGCTTCGCTAATCCGTTCACCAGCGCGAGCAGGACGAGATTGATGACGGAATTGAACAAGCCCACCGCCGTCGCGAAGCTGTAGTTCGCGTTCAGCAGCCCGACGCTGTAGACGTATGTCGCGATGACTTCCGACGTCGCGAGGTTCAGCGAGTTTTGCAGCAAATAAATCTTCTCGAAGCCGACCGACATGACGCTGCCGACGTTCAGAATCAAAATGATCGTAATCGTCGGCAGAATGCCGGGCAGGTCGACGTGGATGATTTTCTGCAGCCGGGACGCGCCGTCCACCTTCGCCGCCTCGTATAACGTCGGATCGATGCCCGCGAGCGCGGCCAAATAAATGACCGCCGCATATCCGGCCGTCTGCCAGACGTCGGACCAGACGTAGATCGATCGGAAGAAGCCCGGCTCCCCGAGGAAATTGATCGATTCCAGCCCCAACTGCTGCAGCGCGATGTTGGCGAACCCGAGCCTCGGCGCGAGGAACAGCATAATGATCGACACCATAACGACGGTGGAGATGAAGTACGGCGCGAACGTAACGAGCTGCACGGCCTTCTTGAAGCGGGCGCTGCGCACTTCGTTCAACATGAGCGCCAGCAAAATCGGGATCGGAAATCCCGCCAGCAACAAATAGAAGCTCAGAAACAGCGTGTTCTTCACGAGCGTCCAAAACATCGGATTGTCGAAGAACAAATTGAAATGCTTCCACCCGACCCACCGGCTGCCCCAGATCCCTTTCATGACGTTGTAATCCTTAAAGGCCAACGCCGCGTTCGCCATCGGGTAATATTTGAAAATCAGAAAATACAGCACCGGCGGCAGCACGAGAATGTACAATTGCCAATGCGTTCGAAAGCTTCTCACGGCTTGCCCCCATAACCCTTGCAGAACGATCCCTCCCAACGAATCACCGATGTAGTAGGCTGACAGCGCTTACTTCTGGCATTGATCATAGTCGATCGCTAGTGCCGTCCGTAAGGTACATTTCCGGTTTTCGACGTACCATAACGCCGATTTTCGGGGTCCATCTCTTCCTAAGAACGGCCAAAGTTCCGATGGGGGAAAAGGAAAGCGCCCCCCGGTTACGGGAGGCGCTGAAATGGGCCGCGATTCGACTGTCAATTTTCTACGGATTGCCGATAGGCGCTCGGGGACACGCCCGTCACGCGCTTGAACGCCCGACGGAACGAATGCGAGCTGTTATATCCGACGAGCGACGCGATCTCGTCGATCGTGTGGGCGCTCTCCTTCAACAGCTCGACCGCCCGGTCCATGCGCACCTGCTCCAGATGATCGGACAAGTTCGTGCCCGTCACCTCCTTGAACAGCTGCGAGATGTATTTCTCCGGCCGCTCGACCCGCTCCGCGATCCGGTACAACGTCAGTTCCGCATCGGAATATCGCTCGCCGACGAACGACTTGATCTGCTCGACGATCTTGACGTGCATGTCGTTCTTCTTGCTGGCGATCGTATGACACATCGTCTCCATGACGGCGTCGACCTCCGCTTGGAACGCATCGAGCGATTCGGTCGATTGCAGCGCGAGGATCCGGGCTTTGACGTCGACCGAGGCCTCGGATTCCTGGAACGTCTTCTGGTCGAGCAGCTTCAGCAGCGTGCCCTTGATTTCTAACGCGAGCTGGTGTTTCATCTCGGGCGACAGCTCGCGGACGTCCTTGTTCTCGCTCACGATCATCCGAACGATACGCTTCGCCTCTTCGAGCTCTCCTGCGCGGATCGTACCGAGGAGACGCAGCTCCACGTCGAGCGGATAATAGTACGTATCGCTTTCGGGCTTCGTCTCGCCGTACCAGACGACGGATTTGTCGTTCGTCCGCGTCGGGTCGACGCGTTCGAGCGCCAGCTTCGCCTGCTCGTACGCGAGGCTGACGTCCGTGATCGACGCGAACGGATTGCCGACCGCGGCGAAGACGGAAATTTTGTACTCGCGGAAGAGCAGCTCGGACAGATGCCGGAACAGCGCATCCGCTTGATCGCGGTCGAACGCGCCTTCGCTTCCTTCTTCGGAAAACAGCATCACGACGGATTTGTCCGCGCCCAACTCGGTGATCGGAACCGGACCGGCCAGATCGAGCATCGCCTGCTTCAGGATGAGACGCGCCGCGCTCAGCTCGTTCAACACCTCGACGTCGTTCATCCCGGAGTAGCCGTTGATCTGCACGATGCCGACGAACCCCGCGTTGCCGCCTAAGCCGGCGCCCGATTGCACCGCCGCGGCGACGATCTCCTCGCGCGACTGGAATTCGCCGGCGATCAGACGCTTGTAGAACGCGTCGCGGACGAGCGGCTGCTGCCGGCGAA
The sequence above is drawn from the Paenibacillus antri genome and encodes:
- a CDS encoding carbohydrate ABC transporter permease — protein: MELTTTTTSTKRAIRESAGDRLFMAVIYTILTIVLVIVLYPLVYILSSSISSPSAVTSGQVWLWPVDISFRGFETVLSTPQIMRSYGNSLFYTAAGTLISVTLTVMLAYPLSRTTFFGRNGLMAFIAFTMLFGGGLIPTYLVVRELGLIDTRWALLVPNAIWVWQVIIARTFFQATIPNELFEASEIDGCSDWHFLTSVVLPLSKPILAVLVLMYAVGQWNAYFDALIYLKSDKLYPLQLVLRSIIIQNNSAGVMDPSIQVERAQLAELLKYSLIVVATLPVLLIYPFVQRYFVQGMLVGSVKG
- a CDS encoding ABC transporter permease, with the protein product MGGIVLQGLWGQAVRSFRTHWQLYILVLPPVLYFLIFKYYPMANAALAFKDYNVMKGIWGSRWVGWKHFNLFFDNPMFWTLVKNTLFLSFYLLLAGFPIPILLALMLNEVRSARFKKAVQLVTFAPYFISTVVMVSIIMLFLAPRLGFANIALQQLGLESINFLGEPGFFRSIYVWSDVWQTAGYAAVIYLAALAGIDPTLYEAAKVDGASRLQKIIHVDLPGILPTITIILILNVGSVMSVGFEKIYLLQNSLNLATSEVIATYVYSVGLLNANYSFATAVGLFNSVINLVLLALVNGLAKRISNTSIW
- a CDS encoding extracellular solute-binding protein is translated as MKKVGLGLFSIVMALSVVLAACSNGGSNAAEGPAAEPPTGSEAPTETSAGPVEISVFAVQEQGIDLATNKFTKHAEEMFGITFDWQTIPSDGAKEKRQISLASGDYPDAYILTAYIDQFSQADVLKYGQQGVLVPLNDLIDQYAPNIKAAMESNPELKTFNTAPDGNIYGLVAYSQCFHCSYPNKMWINTDWLEKLNLDMPTTPEQFKNVLTAFKTQDPNGNGQADEVALSGSTEDFGVRVLPFLMNGFVYNDDRNYLNLNGGKVESAAIKPEWKEGLAYAKSLYDEGLIDPGAFTQNAEAFKKIGENAGAEILGAGAGMHPAIFINLDGERSAHYNPLPPLTGPHGSFATHDAGGVSPGAKFAITNKASKEAQIALIKLADYMYTPEGQTNAASGMKGIDWEDPAPGDTALGEDVEPMVKPIPAKEGEEPRNAGWSGMGHFYMPKEYRDSWVQGTDIYDSANYERRLYQATLLYQGHEPQELFPMWSVWVNPEQVDELSMLQTNIKKYIEQSSLQFVTGSKDLNADWDGYVKGLKDLGLDRYLEILQEAYDASAK
- a CDS encoding helix-turn-helix domain-containing protein — translated: MFRHTKVFRNFLISYLVILAIPSIAGYMSYRTSINVTTSVSIENSVTQLQKSKELLERRMAEVEGLTRQLAINQDLAVLINERATQESVNVYGIWKMMRDVTAVGQTNDFLRHFFIYLQNYNVVLAPGSAYFRPEHYYAIYHYADLPFEEWREQVLDATHRSELIPLKEFVSGTQRTSVITYMQSLPLDSFHDTSPAVVVVVIDEAAIASLLSGITDRYGGWVRVGDEQGGVVSLTGIEESAVAAMAADSRFDAGRISQFYEDDLVITIRSEKNGWVYQAGIPREALLENANKIKSITWTVTGIALFAGLLVGLALAYRNSAPIHRMLTVFGQEAKTGRNAFDFLQGNIAEMITNNRKLESELRRQQPLVRDAFYKRLIAGEFQSREEIVAAAVQSGAGLGGNAGFVGIVQINGYSGMNDVEVLNELSAARLILKQAMLDLAGPVPITELGADKSVVMLFSEEGSEGAFDRDQADALFRHLSELLFREYKISVFAAVGNPFASITDVSLAYEQAKLALERVDPTRTNDKSVVWYGETKPESDTYYYPLDVELRLLGTIRAGELEEAKRIVRMIVSENKDVRELSPEMKHQLALEIKGTLLKLLDQKTFQESEASVDVKARILALQSTESLDAFQAEVDAVMETMCHTIASKKNDMHVKIVEQIKSFVGERYSDAELTLYRIAERVERPEKYISQLFKEVTGTNLSDHLEQVRMDRAVELLKESAHTIDEIASLVGYNSSHSFRRAFKRVTGVSPSAYRQSVEN